The proteins below are encoded in one region of Lactuca sativa cultivar Salinas chromosome 3, Lsat_Salinas_v11, whole genome shotgun sequence:
- the LOC111895826 gene encoding probable ribosomal protein S11, mitochondrial, producing the protein MPRFLANLATKLNFPKSNSLKFASPIHSITRKEFEFERGPTTGPTTSPNQQPPVRTGGGGGYFDGLSRRFSGSDRPIEPLRFNRDTRPFTRDVNFVRGIMKDNPSSGSEHNADIVHIKLMRNNTFVTVTDSKGNKKMGASAGCLAEMKGGPKVSKYAAEATAEHVGRVAKSMGLKSVVVKVNGFTFFKRKKLAILGFRDGYTHSRSDRNPIVYIEDTTRKPHNGCRLRKQRRV; encoded by the coding sequence ATGCCTAGATTCTTGGCTAATTTGGCAACAAAACTCAATTTTCCAAAATCAAATTCGTTAAAATTTGCAAGTCCTATACATTCCATTACTCGAAAGGAGTTCGAGTTCGAGCGAGGCCCCACCACCGGACCCACCACCAGTCCAAACCAACAACCCCCGGTCAGAACCGGTGGTGGTGGAGGCTACTTTGACGGTCTGAGCCGGAGATTTTCCGGCTCAGACCGCCCGATTGAACCGCTTCGGTTCAATCGGGACACTCGGCCGTTCACTCGCGACGTGAACTTTGTCCGAGGAATAATGAAGGACAATCCTTCATCCGGAAGCGAGCACAACGCGGATATCGTCCACATCAAACTAATGAGGAACAACACGTTTGTGACTGTGACGGATTCAAAGGGGAATAAGAAAATGGGGGCATCGGCGGGATGTTTGGCGGAAATGAAAGGTGGGCCCAAGGTGTCAAAATATGCGGCTGAAGCAACAGCTGAACATGTGGGACGTGTGGCCAAAAGTATGGGATTGAAGTCGGTTGTTGTGAAGGTTAACGGGTTTACTTTTTTTAAAAGGAAGAAATTGGCGATTTTGGGGTTTAGAGATGGATATACGCATTCCAGATCAGATAGGAATCCGATTGTGTATATCGAGGATACCACTAGGAAGCCACATAACGGGTGTCGACTCAGGAAACAGCGACGTGTGTAA